The stretch of DNA CAAAAGATGATAAAACAAAAACATTAACTTTTTCTCAAATAGATTGTCATGGCTGTGGAGGTTGTGTTTCTGTTTGTCCAAGTGGTGCTTTAGATTATGCTTCTACAAATAGAGATTCTATTTTTGAAATGAGTAAATTTTACAAAGATACTCATCCTTTAATAATTCCTTTAAAAATGAATATACAAAATTTAGAAATTTCAATAAAAGAAAATGTTTTACCTTTTACTATTGAAGGTGAAAAGTTTTTAGATGAAGCTTCTTTTTTAACTTTACTTCAAATGTCTGGTTCTCAAGTGATTTTTTATAGTGATTTTTTGTCAAAAGGGACAAAAGATGCAATTAGAATTTTAAATGATATTTATCAAAGAAAATATCAAAAAGATGCAATTTTAGTAGCTATGACTAAAGAAGAATTAGAAAATGCTCTTAAAGAAGTATCTTTTATAGAAGATTCTTATTTTAACTTCAATCAAAATGAACTTAAAAAAAGAGAAGTTTTTTCTCAAAGATTACAAAAGATTGTTGGAAGTGAAGATTTAGGTGTTGTTAAAACGGGTGAACATATTCATTATGGAACTGTAAAAGTAAATCAAGATAATTGTACTTTGTGTTTATCATGTGTAGGAGCTTGTAATGTTGATGCATTATTTGCAAATGAAAGTGATTTTACATTAAGAGTTAATCCTTCTTTATGTACAGCCTGTGGTTATTGTGAAATTTCATGTCCAGAAAAAGATTGTTTAACTATACAAAGAGATGAAATTGAATTACAACCTTTATGGTTTAAAGAAAATATTTTAGCTAAAGATAAACTTTTTGCCTGTGTTGAATGTGGAAAAGAGTTTGCTACTACAAAAGCTATTGAAAAAATAGCTTCATTAATGGCTCCTATTTTTGCAAAATCAAGTGAAACTAAAAAAAGAACACTTTACTGTTGTGAAGATTGTAAAGCTAAATTAATGATAAAACAAGGATTACTAGATGCATAAATTAGAAATTGATAAAGCAAGATTATTTTTATATAACATCTTATCTCTTTTATTTGTAGAAGAGTATGTGAAAAATAATACTGAACAGCTTATTAGTGATTTAGAAATTCTTTCTAATAATTCTTTTGATGAAGATGTAGCAGTTGCAGCAAAAGAAATAGTTCTTTATTTAAAAGAAAATGGTAGTGATAAACTTTATTTAGATTATCAAGAGCTTTTTATTGTTCCTTTTGGAGAATTTATATCTTTGAGTGCTTCTTGGTATCATGAACAAAGAGAAGGTGGCTTAATGCAGTTAAAAGTAAGAGATATTTTAGCTAAAACAAAAATTAGAAAAGATGAAAAAGCTTTTTCTGCACCAGAAGATCATTATGGATTTATTTTTACTTTAAGTACATATTTAATTGATCAACAAATTAAAAATGAAATCAAAGAAGATTTACAAAAAGAGTTATTTAAAACAGTTATAAATCTTTATTGTGATGAATTATTTTATAAATTAATTGGAAGTTCAAGTAAAATCTATTCTCATGTTGGATTGATTTTGGCGAATGTTTGTAATTTTGAAAGAGTTTATTTAGATATTTCTAAAATAAAAAATTAAATATAAGGAAAGAAAGTCCCTCTAAAGATTCAAAGAATTTTTAAGGGGGCTTTTTTGCCCAAATCTAATAAAGGAGTCATCATGGCGGATGAGTTAAATCAAAGACGTAACTTTATCAAAAGAGCCGGTATTGCTGCTACTGTTGTTGTAGGTTCTGTTGTTGCTACTGCTGCAACAACTGAGAATCAGCATAGGGGCGCTGGAAGTGACACAGGGAACGGTGTTGTAACTGGTAGATCAAAGAAAAAAGAGATTCTTTACAAAAAAACTACGGCATGGAGCGAATTTTATAACGCTGCGAAATAAAAAATAAAGGAGGATAAAAATGGAAATGTTGAAAAGCTTTGGAAGAAGAAGTTTTGTTAAAATGGCTTCTCTTGCAACAGCTCTAACTGCAACATCAGCCTTTGCAAGTACAAGTAATAACGGTGTATTAAGAGATGCGAAAGAAGAAGAGATTAAAAATCCTTTTCCTGGATCAAAACTTATAAAAACTATTTGTACGCATTGTTCTGTTGGTTGTGGTGTGATAGCTGAAGTTCATAATGGTGTGTGGGTAAGACAAGAAGTTGCTCAAGACCACCCAATTAGTCACGGAGGACATTGTTGTAAAGGTGCTGATATGATTGATAAAATCAGAGCAACTAATAGATTACAATATCCGATGGAAAAAGTAGCTGGAAAATGGAATAGAGTTTCTTGGGATAATGCTATGGGCAAAATTTCTAAGCAATTAATGGATTTAAGAGAAAAATTCGGTCCAGATTCAGTAATGTTTTTAGGTTCTGCAAAAGTAAGTAATGAACAAGGGTATTATATTAGAAAATTTGTTTCAATGTTTGGAACAAATAATATAGATCACCAAGCTAGAATTTGACATAGTCCAACAGTTGCCGGTGTGGCAAATACATTTGGGTATGGAGCTATGACAAATCATTTAGGTGATATGCAAAATTCTAAAGCAATTATAATTATTGGTTCAAATCCTGCTGATAATCATCCTGTAGCAATGCAACATATATTAAAAGGGAAAGAACAAAACGGGGCAAAAATTATAGTTGTTGATCCTAGATTTACTAAAACTGCTGCTAAAGCAGATTTATATTGTAGAATTAGAACAGGTACTGATATTGCTTTTTTATATGGGGTAATTAGACTTATAAGAGAAAATAAGTGGTATGATGAAAAATTCTTAAATGATAGAGTTTATGGAATAGAAGATATTTTCAAAGAGTGTGAAGAATATACTCCTGAGAATGTTGAAGATATTACTGGACTTCCAAAAGATTTATTAATTCAAGCTGCTACTATGTTTGCTTCTGCCGATCCTGGATGTTTAATTTGGAATCAAGGTTGGACACAACACTCAATTGGTTCATCTAATACAAGACTCGGTTCAATTATGCAACTAATTTTAGGAAATGTTGGAAAAGCAGGTGGTGGATGTAATATCTTAAGAGGACATGATAATGTTCAAGGTTCAACGGATATTGGATGTTTATCAGATACGTTACCAGGATATTATGGTTTAGCTGAGGGATCATGGAAATACTTTTCAAAACAGTGGAAAGTTGATTATGAATGGCTAAAAGGAAGATTCAAATCAAAAGAATTAATGGAAGCAAAAGGTAATACTTTATCTTTATGGGTTCATAATGTTCTTGAAGAAGAGAATAATAAACACAATGGTGAAACTCCACTAAAAGCATTAGTTGTAATTGGGAATGGTATTTCAACAGTTACTCAAGTTCATAAAACAAAAGAAGCATTAGATAAACTTGATTTAGTTGTATTTATTGATCCTTATGTAAATGATGCTGCTGTTATTACTACAAGAAAAGATAATTTATTTATATTACCTGCTGCTTCTCAAGTTGAAACTTCAGGAACAGTTGTAAATACAGGAAGAAGTGCACAATGGAGAAGTAAAGTTGTAGAACCACTTTATGAATCAAGAACAGACCATGATATTTTATTTGATTTTGCAAAAAGAATGGGATTCTATAATGAATTAGTTGCAGGTATGGGTAAAGGAGATAATTTCCAATGGCCAGAAGATGCAACAAATGAAATTGCAAAAGCTTTAAAAACTATTGGAATGAAAGGTGTTACTGCTGAAAGATTGAAAAAACAGCAAGAAAATTGGCACTTATTTAATTCTTCATCTTTAAAAGGAAGAGGAATTGTTGAAAAAGAATATTATGGATTACCATGGCCTTGTTGGGATGAGACTCATCCAGGAAGTCCTGTTTTATATAATACAAGTTTACCTGTATCTCAAGGTGGTATGGGATTTAGAGCAAACTTTGGATTGGAAAAAAATGGTGTAAGTTTACTTGCTGTTGAAGGAAGTGCACCAAAAGGTTCAAAAATCAATGGTGGTTATGCTGAAATTACAGGAGCTAATATTGAAGCGTTAGCTGGAATTACTTTAACTGCTGAAGAAAAAGCACTTGTTGAAGGTAAAAACTGGAAAAATGATGATAGTGGGATTTTAGTAAAATATGCACTTGCTGCTGGACTTTGTCCTTATGGAAATGCAAAAGCTATGACTGTTGTTCCATCATTTACAGATCCAATTCCAAAACATAGAGAGCCATTACATTCATTTAGACCAGATTTAGTTGCAAAATATCCTGCTGTTAAAGATAAAGTTAATCACTTTAGAGTTAATGTTAGATATGAAACTGAACAAAATGCACAAGATTGGACTAAAGATTATCCAATAAATATAATTTCTGGAAGAATCGTTGAACATATGGGAACTGGAACAGAAACAAGAGCATCTAAATATTTATCTGAATTATCAGGTGAAATGTATGGAGAATTACATCCAACATTAGCTGGTAAACTTGGGCTTAAAGACAATGAAATGATGTGGGTTTATGGAACTGGTGGTGGAAAAATCAAAATTAAATGTAAACATAGTTTAAGAGTAGATGAAAATTCAGTATTCTTACCTCAAAATTTCTCAGGAATTTGGAGTGGAGAGAGTTTAGTGGATAGATATCCAGCGGGAACAGCACCTTATGGACTTGGTGAAAACTCAACACAAGTTACAAGTTATGGATTTGATCAACAAACAGCTTGTCCTGAGACTAAATGTTCTCTTGTAAGAATTGAAAGAGCATAGGAGAGCAATATGAATGAAACTACAGATTTTTCAAGAATTAAATTTTATTGCGATGAAAATCTTTGTATTGATTGTAATAGTTGTGTTGTAGCTTGTAAAGAAGCTCACGAAGTTCCTGTTGGAGTTAATAGAAGAAAAGTAATTACAGTAAATGAAGGAATAGTAGGGAAAGAAATCTCTCTTTCTATGGCTTGTATGCATTGTGCTGATGCACCTTGCCAACAAGTTTGTCCAACAGACTGTTTTTATATTAGAACAGATGGAATTGTTTTACATGATAAAGATAAATGTATAGGTTGTGGATATTGTTTATATGCTTGTCCTTTTGGTGCTCCACAATTTCCAAAAAATGGTGCATTTGGAACAAAAGGTAAAATGGATAAATGTACTATGTGTGCTGGTGGTCCTGAAGAGACTAATTCTCATGAAGAGTTTCATAAATATGGACAAAATAGAATTTCAGAAGGTAAAGTTCCAATGTGTGCATCTATGTGCTCAACTAAAGCTTTACTTGTTGGTGATGCCAATGAGGTTGCTTTAATTAAAACATATAGAGCAACATCACAAGGTAAAGGAATCACTACTGATTCTTATGGATGGTAGGAAAGAATATGGAAAATAGCTCATTTTTTCACAGAAATAAAGCGTATATTCTTACTCTTCTTGGGCTATCATTAGTAGGATTTGTATTTGTTAAATTTATGATGGTTATGGATTGGGAATATCTAATTAAATACACACTTCATGTTATAACTGGTGGAAATTTGGATGGAGTTTTAGCTCCTCCAACTTCTAATTATCAAGGTATGGTAAATGCAGCATTTGGACCAAATTATGAGGCAATTGCACCTGAGATAATTAGAGCTAGTAATGAAAGACAACTTTATATTTGGTGGGTTTTTGTTGCCGAAATAGCTATATTTTGTGTAATGTACACTATAAGTGGGAGAAAAGAAGCTCTTATTACAAGACCAAACGATCAAGTTCAAGTATTTTCAATATTTCATAGAGCAGTTATTTGGTTAAATGTTATTATTATAATTACATTGATAATCACTGGATTTAATATAACATGGAGTTTAAGAAGTGAAGGTGGATTTATACCTTTTATGCTTAGAGGAACACATGAAATTACAGGTTTAATTTGGTTTCCTATTTGGTTACTAATGACTATTATTGCCTTTAAAGATATTAAGCTATTATCAAAAAATAGTTTATTAGGAAAAATAATTTTACCTGGAAAATATAAACCTATGAAAAGAATTATTTTTATAGTATTTGTTTTAATGGGTGCTGGATTATTAACAAGTGGTTTTATAATTTGGTATTTACATCCAGATTCACATACTCATGCTCAAGTTATTCAGTTTAAAAGAGCATTACTTTATGTTCATTTTGGATCTAGTGTATTAATTATGTTTTTTTTAATGGATTTCGTATATTCTGCTTTAGTTGCAGTAAAAGGTAATCTAAAAGGACTAATTACAGGTAAATATCCAAGGGAACATTTGGAACAATTAGCTCCTGATGTTTTAGCAGATATTGAAAATAAAAAAGGAAAAATGGCATGACTAAGCCTTTGAGAAGTGAAAACTTCTCCCTTTTTCATGATAATTTAGACGATTATACAAGAGAAATAATTGTTGAAAAGTTTTATGAAGACGGGATAGAAACAGTTGAAGATTATGTTATAAAAGAAGATAAAATTGAATTTTTCTTAAATGGAAAGAAGTTTTTATCAGTTATGAGTATAGCTCAACATCAAGATGCACATCTTGTTGGATTTTTATTAAGTGAAGCGGTAATAAATGATTTTACGGATATTGAATCTATAACTGTAAGTGAAGATGGATTAAAAGTAGAAGTTATTGCAAATGTTAGTGATGAAGGATATTCAAATCTTTTTAAAGAAAAAACTTTAACTTCTGGTTGTTGTATTGGAGTTACTGGAAATGCAGAAAAAGTTTTTGATTGTGCATTCATAAATACAGATTATAAAGTACATGCAAAAGATATTTTATCTAATATGAGATTATTTAATAACTCATCAAAACTCTTTGATAATACAGGATGTGTTCATAAAGCAGAACTTATTTTAGAAGATGGTACAATTTTTATCGCTGAAGATATTGGTCGACATAATGCAATTGACAAGGTTATTGGACTTGCAAGTATGAATAAAAAAGATGTTAAAAAATCAGTTTTATATGCAACTGGAAGATTATCAATGGAAATGGTTGTAAAATGTGTAATGCATAAAATACCAATAGTTGTTTCAAAAGCAGCAGTGACTTTTCAAGGTATTAAATCAGCAAATGAACATGGAGTTACACTTGTAGGATTTGCAAGGGGTAATAAAATGAATGTATATACTCACTCAGGAAGAATAAATGTCTAGTATAGATGATAATGTCAGTATAAAATTAGATAATATCCAAAAAGAATTTTTGATGACAAATTTAGATGAAGAGGGAAAACTATCTTGTCTAAAAGCCTTTAAAGTTGCAAGATTAATTGGTAAAGAACCAAAAGAAATGAGTGCAATTACAAAAAGTTTAGATATAAGAATTACAAATTGTGAACTTGGAGTTTTTGGAAAGTTAAAATTTCAAGATCCTAATATTCAAGTTTATAATAGATTAAAACAAAATTATATGGGACATAAAACTTTAGAATGTAAAGTATTATGGGATGAAGCTAAAAAATCTACATTAAAAACAGTAGGTTCTACTGTTAAAAATTCTGATATTGAAGTTAGCCATTGTCAACTTGGTTGTTTTCGAGAGAAAAAAAATAAAAAGAATGATTAAACTAAATTATTTACAATATTCAAAACTAAAAAACATAGAAATATCTAATGATTTTTCATTAAGTGCATTGACATCAAATGATGAATTTGAAGCTTTAAATTTAGAGTATAAAAATCTATTTGGATATAAAAAATTAAAAACATTTTTTTTTTCTAAAGAAGGATTTTTAGGACTTTTTTTAGAACTAAAAGGAAAAATTGCAATAAGCTGCGGTGAAAGCGAAGCAATAATTGAAGCTGGACAACTTTATGAAAGTTTAGGGTTTGAAATAATTTGGATAAAGTTAAACAAAGATGGAAAAGTAAATTTAAAGAAAATAGAAAATGAAAATATAGATTTTCTTTTTTTATCTTCTTATGTTATGGATACCTTTGTAAAAACTTCTATAGAAGATGTAAAAGAATTAACATCTGCAAAAATTATATCAAATGCAAGTGCCCATTTTGATAAAAATAGTGATGCTGTTTATTTTGATAATTATAAATTAATAGGATTTAACACTTCAGGAGTTCTGTTATTTAATGAAAATATTTTTTCTTTATTATCTGTTGGGCAAATCGATAGTTTAGCTGTAAAACTATGTTTAGATGCTATTAAAAATCAAAAATTTAACTATAAATTAAAAGCAATTTTTTTAGAAAAACTAAAAGAAAAGTTTCAAGAGAATATTTACTTTTTTGTAAATCCAGATGATACTTTGGAATATTCATTACATTTTGGATTAAAAGGTATAAAAGCTAGAGAATTAATACGAACTTTGTCTCTAAATAAAATCTTTATCTCAAATGGTGAAGGTTGTTCATTAGGATTATCAAAACCTTCAAGAATCATTCAAAATATGGGATATGATGAATTAACAAGCCGAAATTCTATAAGCTTTTCTTTTGTAGATGATTTAAAAGATGAAGATATAGAAAAAGTTGTGAATACTGTTTATTTGAAGTATAAACAGATAAAGTCGTTTGCTTAATTAATTTAGATAAAATAATTTTAAAAATATTTCATTAATTAAATAATAAATATTTAATAGGAATTAAACTTGAGTAAATTAATATATACTTTTTTGAAAAATAGCTTTTTATATGAAGATAAATTTTTAATTAATAATTATTCCAAATTTTCAGATAAAGAAATTGAAAAAGAATTTGAAAGATATAGAAATTATATTTTAAAAAATATACATAATCTTTATGAAGAAATTACTATTTATTCAAATCAAATAAAAATATTTAATACAAATACTCTTATGAATTTTTCAAAAATAAAACAAATGTCAATTTATTTAGATCAGGTAATAATTACTGATCCATTATTTGAAATATCAACACCAACTAATACAACTCAGAATATTTTTAATGAATATCTAGGAGTTAAAAAAGATAATTTAATTAACAGAAAAAACTTAGTTGAAATTATACAAAAATTTAAAAATGCTGAAATTCTAGTGGAATCAACTTATTTGAAATTTTTTCCAACAAGTTATTTTTTTGAACCCAAAAGTGAAATCCCTTTTACTTATTCAGAAAATCAATATGGAAATATATTACCCCGTAATATAATGAATTTATATTATGAAAATAAACTAGTAAGAAGTTTTAAGAAAAATGGACAATATTTAACTATAAATAAAAATTTTGAGATTGACAGAACGATTGAAGTTTTATTTAAAAATGATGATACAGAGTTTATGAATATGTACAATTTATTTGAACGAGAAATAATAAGTATCAATGAAAAAGAAAGAAAGATTGAATTTGCAATGACTCTACCAAATACACCACCTTCAAAAGAAAGTTTTGATAGTTGGGTTACTCAATCAATTAATCTAAGTAGCATAGCTCATTTTAGAAAAATTTCTATGGATATTAGTTTATCAACAAAATTAAAAGCTCAATATATTACAACATCTAGTTTTGTAAGTGAGTTATTAAAAAGTCAATTTAATATACATCCTAATATTAAAAGTAATGTAACGGATTTAATGCTAAATTTTGATTTAAATTTTTTTGAGGATATTGACATAAGAGATTTGATGTCTATTCGAAAAGATGATGGGGAAGAATTTGAATTATTTAGACGGGAATTAGAAAAACAATTGAGAGATTTGAAGCTTGAAAGAGATGTTTCAAAAATAAAATCAAAAATTGAAGATGTAAAACATGAACTCGAAGAAGTTCAAATTGCTGCAATTAATTCTAAAATAAAGAGTATAAAAAATAAATCTTCAATAGATATAGGAATAGGACTTGCTGGATTAGGTGCATCAGTTTTTACGAGTGGTATTTCAACTTTTGTAACTTTAGTTTCAATCTTTAATGGCTATAAAACTTATACTGAGTATCAAAACGAAATAAAAGAAAATCCCTCGTATTTTTTATGGAAAGTTAAAGGTATAAATAAATAAATAAAATTATTTACATATATAGATGAGAATTAAAAAAGACACTAAAAAGTGTCTTTTTTTTATTTAAAAATATCAGCCATTTGGTTTTTATACCAAGCAACTGCATATTGAGCTTCTTGAGCTCTGAAACTAGCTTCCGCATTTGCAGGACTTAATCCACCAGCATCTTTAAGTGCAACAATTTCATTATCATGGGCTTCATAAACAGCAGCTATTGAAATTGCATAAGTTGGAGAAACCAAACTATAACAAGTATTTGCTAGTTTTGGAGGATTTATATTTGGCATATCTTTTAAACTTCTTGAAATTTGTAAAGCTACAATTTTTCCTTGAGAGTTTGCAGAAAAGCCTGATTTTGGCATTGGAGCTGCAACTGCTGCATCACCAATTACATAAATATCTTTTACAAGTTTTGACTCAAATGTTTTAGCGTTAATAGGACACCAGTCACCTTGTGTTAATCCTGAATCAAAAGCTAATTGTCCAGCTTTTTGGTCTGGAATATAGTTTAAAACATCTGCAATTACTTCTTCATCTTCTGTTGTTACAATTTTATCTTTTGGATTAACAGATACTACTTTTCCACCAAATTCAACATTTCTCCACTCTATCATATCACCATAAAGTTTTTCCCAACCTTCTTGAAATAACGCTTGTTTAGAAAATTTATTTTTTTGATCCAAAATGATAATTTTAGAATTAGGTTTATTTGTTTTCAAATAATGTGCAACTAAAGAAACCCTTTCATAAGGTCCAGGAGGACATCTAAATGGATCTTTTGGTGCAACCATTACAAAAGTTCCACCATCTTTCATATTTTCAAGTTGTTCTCTTAAAAGTGAAGTTTGTGCTCCTGCTTTATAGGCATGAGGTGCATAAAGTTCAGAACCTTCAACATAACCATTTTCATATTTAAAATCAATTCCTGGGGCAACTATGGCTTTTGTATAAGGTATTATTTTCCCATTTTCTAAAATAACACTATTTATAGTTGCATCAACTTTTTTTACTTTTTCATGTATTACAATAATTTTGTATTTTTTCTCTAAAGTTTTATAATCGTGTTTTATATATTCTATTTTATTCATACCTGCAATTACCGTATTTCCAAATGGACAAGTATAATAATCCTTATTTTGTTCTATTAAAATGATTTCTGTCTCAGGGGTAAATTTTTTTAGATATTTAGCAGCTGTTGCTCCACCAAATCCTCCACCTACAATTACAACTCTTTTTTTATTTTTTGGTATTGCCATATTTGCAAGACCTGTAGAAGCAGCAAGTGAAAGAGCCGTTGCTCCTAAAAGTATTTTGTTAAAATTTCTTCTATTCATAATAGATTCCTTATTTTTCAACATTTGAAAAATAATAAGCAATTTGTTCTAACTCTTCATCTGTAAAACCTTTTACATGTTTTTGCATCATTGTTCCAGTTTTTTTGCCATTTTTATAATCCAATAATATTTGATATAAACCAGCTTTGTCCATACCTGCAATATATGGAGTAAATGATTCAGATTTTCCTTCTGTTCCATGACAAGAGGTACATGATAATGATAACATTTCAGCTTCTATTGGATCATATTCTACTGCGTAAGAAAAGCCATATAGACATAATAAAACAAGTGCTATTTTTTTCATTTTTTTTCCTTGAATCATATTAAAATAGAGTATTTTATATGAGTTAAATGTTGAGTTTTTAAAACAAAGTTTAAGTGGAATATCATATTAATTTAAGCTTAATTTAATATTAATATAATATTAATATTATATTAATATAATATTAATATTTTTTTTAGGAAAATTAAAAAATATTACAATATGATATATTTTTGAAAGATATTTACAAAATGATGTAAAATGATTTTATGTTTTTACACCTAGACCTAGATTGCTTTTTTGTTTCTGCTCACAGAACTATCGATGATAGTTTATTTCACATTCCAGTTGCGGTTGGAGGGCGAAGTAATCTTAATATTTTTTCTTCTAAAAAAGAGATTAGACAAATCTCCTCAAATAGTGGAGCATTTGTAAGTAATATTCTTACAAATGAAGGAATGAAGAGTTTTAAGGAGTATTTTG from Arcobacter suis CECT 7833 encodes:
- a CDS encoding cysteine desulfurase yields the protein MIKLNYLQYSKLKNIEISNDFSLSALTSNDEFEALNLEYKNLFGYKKLKTFFFSKEGFLGLFLELKGKIAISCGESEAIIEAGQLYESLGFEIIWIKLNKDGKVNLKKIENENIDFLFLSSYVMDTFVKTSIEDVKELTSAKIISNASAHFDKNSDAVYFDNYKLIGFNTSGVLLFNENIFSLLSVGQIDSLAVKLCLDAIKNQKFNYKLKAIFLEKLKEKFQENIYFFVNPDDTLEYSLHFGLKGIKARELIRTLSLNKIFISNGEGCSLGLSKPSRIIQNMGYDELTSRNSISFSFVDDLKDEDIEKVVNTVYLKYKQIKSFA
- a CDS encoding molybdopterin-dependent oxidoreductase translates to MEMLKSFGRRSFVKMASLATALTATSAFASTSNNGVLRDAKEEEIKNPFPGSKLIKTICTHCSVGCGVIAEVHNGVWVRQEVAQDHPISHGGHCCKGADMIDKIRATNRLQYPMEKVAGKWNRVSWDNAMGKISKQLMDLREKFGPDSVMFLGSAKVSNEQGYYIRKFVSMFGTNNIDHQARIUHSPTVAGVANTFGYGAMTNHLGDMQNSKAIIIIGSNPADNHPVAMQHILKGKEQNGAKIIVVDPRFTKTAAKADLYCRIRTGTDIAFLYGVIRLIRENKWYDEKFLNDRVYGIEDIFKECEEYTPENVEDITGLPKDLLIQAATMFASADPGCLIWNQGWTQHSIGSSNTRLGSIMQLILGNVGKAGGGCNILRGHDNVQGSTDIGCLSDTLPGYYGLAEGSWKYFSKQWKVDYEWLKGRFKSKELMEAKGNTLSLWVHNVLEEENNKHNGETPLKALVVIGNGISTVTQVHKTKEALDKLDLVVFIDPYVNDAAVITTRKDNLFILPAASQVETSGTVVNTGRSAQWRSKVVEPLYESRTDHDILFDFAKRMGFYNELVAGMGKGDNFQWPEDATNEIAKALKTIGMKGVTAERLKKQQENWHLFNSSSLKGRGIVEKEYYGLPWPCWDETHPGSPVLYNTSLPVSQGGMGFRANFGLEKNGVSLLAVEGSAPKGSKINGGYAEITGANIEALAGITLTAEEKALVEGKNWKNDDSGILVKYALAAGLCPYGNAKAMTVVPSFTDPIPKHREPLHSFRPDLVAKYPAVKDKVNHFRVNVRYETEQNAQDWTKDYPINIISGRIVEHMGTGTETRASKYLSELSGEMYGELHPTLAGKLGLKDNEMMWVYGTGGGKIKIKCKHSLRVDENSVFLPQNFSGIWSGESLVDRYPAGTAPYGLGENSTQVTSYGFDQQTACPETKCSLVRIERA
- a CDS encoding TorD/DmsD family molecular chaperone; its protein translation is MHKLEIDKARLFLYNILSLLFVEEYVKNNTEQLISDLEILSNNSFDEDVAVAAKEIVLYLKENGSDKLYLDYQELFIVPFGEFISLSASWYHEQREGGLMQLKVRDILAKTKIRKDEKAFSAPEDHYGFIFTLSTYLIDQQIKNEIKEDLQKELFKTVINLYCDELFYKLIGSSSKIYSHVGLILANVCNFERVYLDISKIKN
- a CDS encoding cytochrome b/b6 domain-containing protein; this translates as MENSSFFHRNKAYILTLLGLSLVGFVFVKFMMVMDWEYLIKYTLHVITGGNLDGVLAPPTSNYQGMVNAAFGPNYEAIAPEIIRASNERQLYIWWVFVAEIAIFCVMYTISGRKEALITRPNDQVQVFSIFHRAVIWLNVIIIITLIITGFNITWSLRSEGGFIPFMLRGTHEITGLIWFPIWLLMTIIAFKDIKLLSKNSLLGKIILPGKYKPMKRIIFIVFVLMGAGLLTSGFIIWYLHPDSHTHAQVIQFKRALLYVHFGSSVLIMFFLMDFVYSALVAVKGNLKGLITGKYPREHLEQLAPDVLADIENKKGKMA
- the fdh3B gene encoding formate dehydrogenase FDH3 subunit beta codes for the protein MNETTDFSRIKFYCDENLCIDCNSCVVACKEAHEVPVGVNRRKVITVNEGIVGKEISLSMACMHCADAPCQQVCPTDCFYIRTDGIVLHDKDKCIGCGYCLYACPFGAPQFPKNGAFGTKGKMDKCTMCAGGPEETNSHEEFHKYGQNRISEGKVPMCASMCSTKALLVGDANEVALIKTYRATSQGKGITTDSYGW
- a CDS encoding formate dehydrogenase; amino-acid sequence: MADELNQRRNFIKRAGIAATVVVGSVVATAATTENQHRGAGSDTGNGVVTGRSKKKEILYKKTTAWSEFYNAAK
- a CDS encoding 4Fe-4S binding protein, whose protein sequence is MQEFIYYNASGLDFPVSEQIFVTTNIEDTRNKNFLISNTNEIECELTAQEIDFYIKNSQDTLSNKIKNVSKLYEIAATKYDSALDIPFSAEISNYVLLITQSQEEYDIFVSKTDAKDFELFSISEEILKSISGNIGNLEVIVTDENEDITLNVSQIVWFGAKQIGKERSGIFDPNLSNVDETIKVLKENINSYSYKKFTTYNQNICQYHGRREEICSKCEEVCPTVAITKDDKTKTLTFSQIDCHGCGGCVSVCPSGALDYASTNRDSIFEMSKFYKDTHPLIIPLKMNIQNLEISIKENVLPFTIEGEKFLDEASFLTLLQMSGSQVIFYSDFLSKGTKDAIRILNDIYQRKYQKDAILVAMTKEELENALKEVSFIEDSYFNFNQNELKKREVFSQRLQKIVGSEDLGVVKTGEHIHYGTVKVNQDNCTLCLSCVGACNVDALFANESDFTLRVNPSLCTACGYCEISCPEKDCLTIQRDEIELQPLWFKENILAKDKLFACVECGKEFATTKAIEKIASLMAPIFAKSSETKKRTLYCCEDCKAKLMIKQGLLDA
- the fdhD gene encoding formate dehydrogenase accessory sulfurtransferase FdhD, with product MTKPLRSENFSLFHDNLDDYTREIIVEKFYEDGIETVEDYVIKEDKIEFFLNGKKFLSVMSIAQHQDAHLVGFLLSEAVINDFTDIESITVSEDGLKVEVIANVSDEGYSNLFKEKTLTSGCCIGVTGNAEKVFDCAFINTDYKVHAKDILSNMRLFNNSSKLFDNTGCVHKAELILEDGTIFIAEDIGRHNAIDKVIGLASMNKKDVKKSVLYATGRLSMEMVVKCVMHKIPIVVSKAAVTFQGIKSANEHGVTLVGFARGNKMNVYTHSGRINV
- a CDS encoding ModE family transcriptional regulator — protein: MSSIDDNVSIKLDNIQKEFLMTNLDEEGKLSCLKAFKVARLIGKEPKEMSAITKSLDIRITNCELGVFGKLKFQDPNIQVYNRLKQNYMGHKTLECKVLWDEAKKSTLKTVGSTVKNSDIEVSHCQLGCFREKKNKKND